A single region of the Pontibacter kalidii genome encodes:
- a CDS encoding RDD family protein, translating into MNTIKIRTTQHVEVEYPLASVGDRIVAHIIDMVVMGVWLIGWAAFFAATGLDGGAILGFLIMVPMVFYHLLCEIFLNGQSVGKKARDLKVVKLSGGAPSLGDYLLRWLFRLVDTAASQGFVALITIAASNKGQRLGDMAAGTCVIRTRAVRKRESAMVTTEEGYQVRFPEVHLLTDQDVAIIRKLLYKAQKYNNYELLEKMALRVREITGIQPGELSEWDFLQTVVKDYHHYTHGEVEL; encoded by the coding sequence ATGAATACCATTAAAATCCGGACTACGCAGCATGTGGAGGTAGAGTATCCGTTGGCCAGCGTGGGCGACCGTATCGTAGCGCATATTATCGACATGGTGGTGATGGGCGTATGGCTGATAGGGTGGGCCGCTTTTTTTGCGGCAACAGGCCTGGACGGAGGAGCGATCCTCGGCTTCTTGATTATGGTGCCGATGGTGTTTTACCATTTGTTATGCGAGATCTTCCTGAACGGGCAAAGTGTCGGAAAGAAAGCCCGCGACCTGAAAGTGGTAAAGCTTTCCGGCGGAGCACCGTCCTTGGGCGATTATCTGCTGCGCTGGCTGTTCAGGCTGGTGGATACGGCAGCCTCGCAGGGGTTTGTGGCGCTGATAACCATAGCCGCCAGCAACAAAGGACAGCGCCTCGGCGACATGGCCGCCGGCACCTGTGTCATCCGTACCCGCGCAGTCCGAAAAAGAGAGTCGGCCATGGTCACGACGGAGGAAGGGTATCAGGTGCGATTCCCGGAGGTGCATCTGCTGACCGATCAGGACGTGGCGATCATTCGCAAGCTCCTTTACAAGGCGCAGAAGTATAATAACTATGAGTTGCTGGAGAAGATGGCGCTGCGTGTCCGGGAAATCACCGGTATACAGCCCGGCGAGCTATCGGAGTGGGATTTTCTGCAAACCGTGGTAAAAGACTACCACCATTATACCCACGGGGAAGTGGAATTGTAG
- a CDS encoding NCS2 family permease, translating into MESYFQLKQNNTNIKTELIAGISSFLATAYIIVVNPTILAQAGMPFSGVLTATVLVSFFSSVMMGLYARNPVLVAPGMGLNAFFTFSAVLGMGVTWQVALGAVFWSGVVFLILSLFNIRTMIVRAIPRPLRFAIAAGIGLFITLVGLINAKFIVANPATVIGVSAITPALLTFLAGLLVTSILIVRNVKGGILLGILFTTLLSYPLGRWWATDLDPLISWQGVLSAPDFSLILELDLVNSFQLSIVPVIFAFVFTDMFDSISTFVGLAEAADLMDERGEPRNIQRSLTTDAVATTLAGLVGSSPGTAYVESAVGIEAGGRTGLTAVVGGLLFLPFLFLAPLLSMIPAIATAPALVLVGAFMIRPVTKIDWFEMDDAIPAFLAMVLIPFTYSITQGIIWGFLSWTALKVVTGKRKEVSLALWVINFFAILALML; encoded by the coding sequence ATGGAGTCATACTTCCAACTGAAGCAAAATAACACCAACATCAAAACGGAGTTAATTGCAGGCATTTCCTCCTTCCTGGCCACCGCTTACATCATCGTCGTAAACCCCACCATTCTGGCGCAGGCCGGGATGCCGTTTTCCGGAGTGCTGACGGCCACGGTGCTGGTGTCGTTTTTCAGCAGTGTGATGATGGGCTTATATGCCCGAAACCCGGTTTTGGTGGCTCCTGGCATGGGGCTTAACGCTTTCTTTACCTTCTCGGCAGTGCTGGGAATGGGTGTAACGTGGCAGGTGGCGCTGGGAGCGGTTTTCTGGTCAGGCGTGGTGTTCCTCATCCTGTCCTTGTTCAACATCCGAACCATGATCGTACGGGCGATACCACGGCCGTTGCGTTTCGCTATTGCCGCCGGCATTGGTCTTTTTATCACCCTGGTAGGCCTTATTAATGCCAAATTTATCGTTGCCAACCCAGCTACAGTCATCGGTGTGAGCGCCATCACGCCTGCGCTGCTCACGTTCCTGGCCGGACTACTGGTAACCTCCATTCTGATTGTGCGCAACGTGAAAGGCGGCATCTTGCTCGGAATTTTGTTCACCACCCTGCTCTCCTACCCGCTGGGCCGCTGGTGGGCCACCGATCTGGACCCGCTCATTTCCTGGCAAGGCGTGCTCTCCGCCCCGGACTTCAGCCTGATCCTGGAGCTGGACCTGGTTAACTCCTTTCAACTCTCGATCGTGCCGGTCATCTTTGCCTTCGTGTTCACAGATATGTTTGACAGTATCTCCACCTTCGTGGGCCTGGCCGAAGCGGCAGACCTGATGGATGAGCGCGGGGAGCCGCGTAACATCCAGCGCTCCCTCACAACGGATGCCGTGGCCACAACGCTGGCCGGTTTGGTTGGCTCCAGCCCGGGCACGGCTTACGTAGAGTCGGCGGTAGGCATTGAGGCAGGCGGGCGCACCGGCCTGACGGCGGTGGTAGGCGGTTTGCTGTTCCTGCCCTTCCTGTTCCTGGCCCCGCTGCTATCGATGATCCCAGCCATTGCCACGGCCCCGGCCCTGGTGCTGGTGGGCGCCTTCATGATTCGCCCGGTAACCAAGATAGACTGGTTTGAGATGGATGACGCCATACCGGCTTTCCTGGCCATGGTACTGATTCCGTTCACTTATTCCATCACTCAGGGCATCATCTGGGGTTTCCTGAGCTGGACGGCGCTGAAGGTGGTAACCGGCAAGCGAAAAGAGGTAAGCCTTGCCCTCTGGGTGATTAACTTCTTTGCCATACTTGCGCTGATGCTTTAG
- a CDS encoding S1/P1 nuclease — MKKLTSIFFLCLLFTGQAFAWGQNGHRAVGQVAEHHLSKKTKKKVMQLLEDNTLAEVSVWMDDIKSDKAYDHTHDWHWVTIQDGETYEQSEKNPNGDILGKIEEITKTLKAGNLEKAKEQELLKYLVHLVGDIHQPLHVGTGDDQGGNQVKVQWFYQPSNLHRVWDSDMIDGKNLSFTEIVRFLGEPDKAQVKQWQSDSVRDWAKESISYRPQVYNLPEDKKLGYRYAYENYSLVEQRLLQAGIRLAGLLNEIYG, encoded by the coding sequence ATGAAAAAATTAACGAGCATATTCTTCCTATGCCTGCTGTTTACAGGCCAGGCCTTCGCCTGGGGCCAGAACGGGCACCGCGCCGTGGGCCAGGTGGCCGAGCACCATCTGAGCAAGAAGACAAAGAAGAAAGTGATGCAACTGCTGGAGGATAACACGCTGGCCGAGGTTTCGGTGTGGATGGACGATATCAAGAGCGACAAAGCCTATGACCACACGCACGACTGGCACTGGGTAACGATCCAGGACGGCGAAACCTATGAGCAGAGTGAGAAAAACCCGAACGGCGACATCTTGGGCAAGATCGAGGAGATCACTAAAACGCTGAAAGCCGGGAACCTGGAGAAAGCCAAGGAGCAGGAGCTACTCAAGTACCTGGTGCACCTGGTAGGCGACATTCACCAGCCGCTGCACGTGGGCACCGGCGACGACCAGGGCGGCAACCAGGTGAAGGTGCAGTGGTTCTACCAGCCATCGAACCTGCACCGCGTGTGGGACAGCGACATGATAGACGGCAAAAACCTGAGCTTCACGGAGATCGTGCGCTTCCTGGGCGAGCCGGACAAGGCACAGGTAAAGCAGTGGCAGTCTGACTCGGTAAGGGATTGGGCTAAGGAGTCGATAAGCTACCGCCCACAGGTATACAACCTGCCGGAAGACAAGAAGCTGGGTTATCGCTACGCCTACGAGAACTACAGTCTCGTGGAGCAGCGCCTGCTGCAGGCCGGCATTCGCCTGGCGGGCCTCCTGAATGAGATTTACGGCTAA
- a CDS encoding acyl-CoA thioesterase: MNNKYEGRVMWSHLDANRHMRHSAYADFAAQARIVVLERLGLDLKAFQRLHIGPILFREESVYLREVGINEQLTVTVELTKSRADSSRWSIRHEIFREDGVKAAIINVDGAWLDLHKRKLTALPEELVELFKRLNRSQDYQEE, encoded by the coding sequence ATGAACAACAAATACGAGGGCAGGGTGATGTGGTCTCACCTGGACGCCAATAGGCACATGCGCCACTCCGCTTACGCCGATTTTGCCGCACAGGCCCGTATCGTGGTGCTGGAAAGGCTGGGCCTGGACCTGAAGGCTTTTCAGCGGCTGCACATTGGCCCTATCCTTTTCAGGGAGGAGTCGGTGTACCTGCGGGAGGTAGGCATCAACGAACAGCTGACCGTAACGGTGGAACTGACCAAAAGCCGCGCCGATAGCTCCCGCTGGTCCATCCGCCACGAGATTTTCCGGGAGGATGGGGTGAAGGCCGCCATTATTAATGTGGATGGAGCCTGGCTGGACCTGCACAAGCGCAAACTGACAGCCCTGCCGGAGGAACTGGTGGAGCTGTTTAAACGGCTGAACCGGAGCCAGGATTACCAGGAGGAGTAG
- a CDS encoding V-type ATP synthase subunit I domain-containing protein has protein sequence MKALFFSLALACSVSFVQAQGNKAEKAPAANAKLEKQFESLKSGSNTWQGYKVVKITTLESFWKTVQETVAAKDKKLDNFEAEADAKLQEARKDVAAQEQQLQAMQEEMKKKEAEVQQSIHDITHITVLGIDVPKQFYVLLNSGIIIALLIALGVMAVQHKSSKSVASEKRRAFDEMELELNEYKKSARERELKIKRELQTELNRVEELKQQLASVKKQPQL, from the coding sequence ATGAAGGCACTCTTTTTCTCCCTCGCTCTCGCGTGTTCTGTCTCTTTTGTACAGGCACAGGGCAACAAAGCAGAAAAAGCACCTGCAGCCAACGCAAAACTTGAAAAGCAATTCGAGAGCCTGAAAAGCGGCTCCAACACCTGGCAGGGCTACAAAGTAGTAAAGATCACCACACTGGAATCTTTCTGGAAAACAGTACAGGAGACAGTGGCTGCCAAAGACAAAAAACTGGATAACTTTGAGGCGGAGGCCGATGCCAAGCTGCAGGAGGCACGCAAAGACGTAGCCGCCCAGGAGCAACAGCTGCAGGCCATGCAGGAAGAGATGAAGAAGAAAGAGGCCGAGGTACAGCAGAGCATACACGACATAACGCATATTACTGTCCTGGGCATTGACGTGCCCAAGCAGTTCTACGTGCTGCTGAACAGCGGCATTATCATCGCCCTGCTGATTGCCCTTGGCGTGATGGCTGTGCAGCACAAGAGCAGCAAGAGTGTCGCCAGCGAGAAGCGCAGAGCTTTTGACGAAATGGAGCTGGAACTGAATGAGTATAAAAAGAGCGCCCGTGAGCGTGAGCTGAAGATAAAGCGTGAGCTGCAAACGGAGCTTAACCGCGTGGAGGAACTCAAGCAGCAGCTTGCCAGTGTTAAGAAGCAGCCGCAACTGTAA